A single Dermacentor variabilis isolate Ectoservices chromosome 9, ASM5094787v1, whole genome shotgun sequence DNA region contains:
- the LOC142558194 gene encoding uncharacterized protein LOC142558194 → MRAFGSSCDTGGEKSSVRAHAAADVAISDRNLDCALKRAVISAVVVIVVASSTTFGAMDSNNSGADFDPVVAEIAIVRALDELCARRSNVALHRARIDELRQDIAHLHERIHAEKHRLRVTEQRMSERRTELVRDAERRRRPMAAEKEALALCVARAECKLFAVTGRARSLETEKLTLEGKVKDLLDEARHLEDVLRERGGQLDDISRASRLVLEEFGKLAARQDAMQSSLLDALGRRVALERERRELAKQESRLASEGASLKKDLELATSSSAGEVEDVGDGTEAGHVRSPAPDRWYTSLMEKLEGDAASCQRDLESLRRAINCSTSTDDVAVQTTPNVPDASFL, encoded by the coding sequence ATGCGTGCTTTCGGGTCATCTTGTGACACAGGAGGTGAGAAATCTAGCGTACGTGCGCACGCGGCTGCAGACGTTGCAATAAGCGATCGAAATCTTGATTGCGCGTTAAAGCGCGCGGTCATCTCCGCAGTGGTGGTCATCGTCGTTGCGTCGTCGACGACATTCGGAGCAATGGACAGCAACAACTCGGGGGCGGATTTCGACCCCGTTGTCGCCGAAATCGCCATCGTGAGAGCCCTCGATGAGCTTTGCGCTCGCCGCTCGAACGTGGCGCTGCACCGCGCTCGCATCGACGAACTCCGGCAGGACATCGCACACCTGCACGAGCGCATACACGCCGAGAAGCATCGACTTCGCGTCACGGAGCAGCGAATGTCTGAACGTCGCACAGAGCTCGTGCGAGACGCCGAGCGACGTCGCAGACCGATGGCTGCAGAAAAAGAGGCGCTAGCGCTATGCGTCGCTCGCGCCGAATGCAAGCTCTTCGCCGTTACCGGTCGGGCTAGAAGCCTGGAAACAGAAAAGCTGACGCTGGAAGGGAAAGTGAAGGACCTACTCGACGAAGCGCGCCACCTGGAGGACGTCCTTCGTGAACGCGGCGGTCAGTTAGATGACATAAGCCGGGCGTCTCGTCTCGTGCTCGAAGAGTTTGGAAAGCTCGCTGCTCGACAGGACGCCATGCAGTCGTCGCTGCTCGACGCGCTTGGTCGTCGCGTCGCGTTGGAAAGGGAGCGGCGCGAACTCGCGAAACAAGAATCGAGGCTCGCATCCGAAGGCGCGTCATTGAAGAAGGACTTGGAACTGGCGACGTCATCGTCCGCTGGCGAAGTTGAAGACGTAGGCGACGGCACGGAAGCTGGCCACGTTCGGAGTCCTGCGCCAGATCGATGGTACACAAGTTTGATGGAGAAGCTCGAAGGCGACGCGGCATCTTGCCAACGCGACCTGGAATCGCTGAGGCGTGCCATCAACTGCAGCACTTCTACCGATGATGTTGCGGTGCAAACAACGCCGAATGTTCCCGACGCATCGTTCCTGTAA